The Bacteroides fragilis NCTC 9343 genome includes the window TTTTCCGGTAGCTGTGACATCGAGCACCATCAGGCCTTTTTCGGCAATGGCAGGTTGCATTTCGGTGGGTTCTCCTACTACGGCAAAACTGATGGGGGGAAGTCCCGGTAATACACTTTCGATACCGCCTTTTCCGGATACCTCTTCTTCGCAGGAAGCCAGATAAATAAGGTTATAACTTTGTTGTTTGCGGCATAGTTGCAGAAACACCTGTAGGAGTGTTACTACACTGGCACCGGCATCATTGCTGCCCAATCCATAAAGTTTTCCATTCTCTTCGCGTGGAGTGAACGGATCTTTCCGCCAACCGTTGACCGGCTTTACAGTGTCAATATGGGAGTTGAGCAGGATTGTCGGCTTTTTCAGGTCGAACATAGGGCTCAGGCACCAGATATTGTTTCCTTTACGGCCCGTGGTCATGCCTTCGGCCTCGATATAATTTTGCAGATAGTCGGCTGCTTTTTCTTCTTCGCGGCTGAGCGAAGGGATGCTGATAAGAGATTTCAGCAAGCCGACAGCTTCGGATGTAATGGATTCGTCTATCATTTCT containing:
- a CDS encoding M20 family metallo-hydrolase, with amino-acid sequence MIDESITSEAVGLLKSLISIPSLSREEEKAADYLQNYIEAEGMTTGRKGNNIWCLSPMFDLKKPTILLNSHIDTVKPVNGWRKDPFTPREENGKLYGLGSNDAGASVVTLLQVFLQLCRKQQSYNLIYLASCEEEVSGKGGIESVLPGLPPISFAVVGEPTEMQPAIAEKGLMVLDVTATGKAGHAARNEGDNAIYKVLDDIAWFRDYRFAKESPLLGPVKMSVTVINAGTQHNVIPDRCSFVVDVRSNELYSNEELFTEIQKHISCKAEARSFRLNSSRIEESHPFVQKAKKLGRVPFGSPTLSDQALMVFPSVKIGPGRSSRSHTADEYIMIKEIEEALELYLKILDGLEI